The following are encoded together in the Cheilinus undulatus linkage group 3, ASM1832078v1, whole genome shotgun sequence genome:
- the LOC121504481 gene encoding blue-sensitive opsin-like, with product MRGNRQMELPEDFYIPIPLDTNNITALSPFLVPQDHLGNPAIFYAMSVYMFFIFTVGTTINGLTIACTVQYKKLRSHLNYILVNLAVSNLIVACIGSFTCFISFSQRYFILGPLACKIEGFAATLGGMVSLWSLSVIAFERWLVVCKPLGNFAFKPQHALACCAATWFFALAASAPPLFGWSRYIPEGFQCSCGPDWYTANNKYNNESYVYFLFGFCFAFPFSVICFCYSQLLFVLKSAAKAQAESASTQKAEREVTRMVVVMVIGFLFCWAPYTIFALWVVNNRGQAFDLRLATIPSCMSKSSTVYNPMIYILLNKQFRVCLKKMLGMSASDDEDSSATSSVTEVSKVGPA from the exons ATGAGAGGAAATCGCCAAATGGAGCTCCCTGAGGACTTCTACATTCCCATCCCTCTGGATACCAACAACATCACTGCGCTGAGCCCATTCCTTGTTCCCCAAGATCACTTAGGGAATCCGGCTATTTTTTATGCGATGTCCGTTTATATGTTCTTCATATTTACGGTCGGAACAACCATTAATGGCCTCACTATAGCATGTACTGTTCAATATAAGAAGCTGCGGTCTCATCTCAACTACATCCTGGTGAACTTGGCTGTGTCTAACCTCATTGTTGCCTGTATCGGGTCTTTCACCTGCTTCATCAGCTTCTCCCAAAGATACTTCATTCTTGGTCCACTTGCCTGCAAGATTGAGGGATTTGCAGCAACACTGGGTG GTATGGTGAGTCTGTGGTCTCTGTCTGTAATAGCGTTTGAGAGGTGGCTTGTTGTCTGCAAACCTCTTGGGAACTTTGCCTTCAAGCCTCAACACGCTTTAGCATGCTGCGCAGCAACCTGGTTCTTTGCATTGGCCgcctcagctcctcctctgtTTGGTTGGAGTAG GTATATCCCAGAGGGCTTTCAGTGCTCCTGTGGACCAGACTGGTATACAGCCAACAACAAGTACAACAATGAGTCCTATGtgtacttcctgtttggctTCTGCTTTGCATTTCCCTTCTCTGTCATCTGTTTCTGCTACTCACAGCTGCTCTTCGTGCTGAAATCG GCAGCAAAGGCTCAAGCTGAATCTGCGTCCACCCAGAAGGCAGAAAGAGAGGTGACCAGGATGGTGGTTGTCATGGTGATTGGTTTCCTGTTTTGCTGGGCACCTTACaccatttttgctctttggGTTGTCAACAACCGTGGGCAGGCGTTTGACCTGAGACTTGCAACCATACCATCCTGTATGTCTAAATCCTCCACAGTTTACAACCCAATGATCTACATCCTCCTCAACAAACAG TTCCGTGTATGTTTAAAGAAGATGCTGGGAATGAGCGCCAGCGACGATGAGGATTCCTCGGCTACATCATCAGTCACTGAGGTTTCCAAAGTCGGACCTGCTTAG